The Rickettsiella endosymbiont of Dermanyssus gallinae genomic interval AATATCTTAACTACGCGCCTAAATTGTTTAAAAAATTACGTGAAGAATATGGTGACGAGGTACATCTTCTGCATGACTCGCATCATCGTTTAACACCGATTGAAGCAGCACGTTTAGGAAAAGGGTTAGAGCCTTATCATCTGTTTTGGTTAGAAGACACTGTACCAGCAGAACTACAAGAAGGTTTTCGAATTATCCGTCAACATACCACGACACCTTTAGCGGTGGGTGAAGTATTTAATACTATATGGGATACCCATATTTTGTTTACGGAACAACTGATTGACTATATCCGTATGTCAGTGGTGCATGGCGGCGGTTTAACACACTTAAAGAAAGTGGCTGCAATGGCTGAAGTTTACCACGTCAAAACAGGTTGTCATGGCCCTACAGACGTTTCGCCTATTACGATGGCAGCCGCTTTACATTTTGGTATTTCAATCAATAATTTCGGCATACAAGAATATATGCGGCATACCGATAAAACGAATGAAGTATTTCCGCATGCCTATACGTTTGATAAAGGCTATCTCTATCCAGCCGATAAACCAGGTTTAGGTGTGGATTTTGATGAAAAATTAGCTGAAAAATACCCTTATGAGCGTGCTTACTTACCCGTTAATCGAAAATTAGATGGTACGCTATTTAATTGGTAAAAATTTAGATGTACTCCCCACTTAAATGGGGAGAGTACACAGACCTAAGCTAATAAGTCATTAAGTCGTTTTACGAACGCAGCGGGATCCTCGAGATGCCCACCCTCTGCCAAAATGGATTGCTCCAAAAAGAGATGTGTCCATTCAGCAAGTCGCGCATCATCCTGTTCTTCTTTTAGACGTTGCACCAATCGATGTTGAGGATTTAACTCTAAAATAGGTTTGCTTGCCGGAATAGATTGGCCAGCAGCTTGCAACATGCTGCGCATTTGGTTGCTTAAAGCATTTTGTTCGTTAACAATACACGCGGGTGAAATAGTTAAACGTTGAGAGATACGAACTTCTTTTACTTTATCGCCAAGCACTTCTTTCATCTGTTCCAACAGGGGTTTGAATTCGTCTTCATTCTTTTTCTGCTCTTCCTTATTTTCTTCACCCGTGATGCCAGTGATATCCGCATCTTTAGCGATGGATTGCAGCGTTTTTCCTTCAAACTCGGTTAAATGCGCTACTAACCATTCATCAATACGATCATGTAGCAATAAAACCTCAATATTTTTTTGACGAAAAATTTCTAAATGTGGGCTGCTGTTAGCAGAAGCATAATTTTCGGCAGTAATATAATAGATTTTGTCTTGCGTAGGTTGCATGCGCGCAACGTACTCTTCTAGACTAACGGTTGCTTCGGCATTATTTAAATGGGTTGACGAAAAGCGTAATAATTTGGCAAGTGCATCGCGATTATTAAAATCTTCGGCAAATCCTTCTTTGAGTACATTTCCAAAAGAATTCCAAAACTGTTTATATTGATCCGTCTGATCTTTTGCAAGATGAGCTAATAATTCTAAAATTCGTTTAGTCACGCCAGAACGTATGTTATCAACCAGTTTGTTGTTTTGTAAGATTTCCCGTGAAATGTTTAAAGGAAGGTCATTACTATCAACTATTCCTTTTACGAAGCGTAAATAACGAGGCAGAAATTGTTCTGCGTCATCCATAATAAAGACACGTTTAACATAAAGTTTTAAACCGCGAGGTTTTTCATGGTTCCAGAGATCAAACGGTGCTTGAGAAGGTATATAGAGTAAGGTGGTATATTCCTGTGTTCCTTCTACCTTATTATGGCTCCAAGCAAGAGGATCTTGAAAGTCATGTGCGACATGTTTATAGAATGCTTTATACTCATCGTCTTTGATTTGATTTTTAGGTAGAGTCCATAATGCTGTTGCATTGTTTACGGTTTCCCAGATATCTTGTTCTTCGATGACCTCATCTTTTTTGTCATCGGTTTCTGGTGCGGGACGTTCCTGCTTCATATTAATCGGTAGCGTAATATGATCAGAATATTTAAGTATAATACTGCGTAATCGCCAATCTTCTAAAAACTCATCTTCACCTTCGCGCAGATGCAATATAATTTCAGTTCCGGGTGTTGTTTTATGGATTGCTTCAATCGTATATTGTCCATCGCCCGTTGACTCCCAACAAATGGCTTCATCAGTTGCTAAGCCAGCGGCACGTGTATTAACCGTTATTTTTTCGGCGACCATAAAGGCTGAATAAAATCCAACCCCAAATTGACCGATGAGCTGTGTGTCTTTCGCCTTATTTCCAGTTAAAGAAGCTAAGAACTCTTTGGTGCCTGATTTTGCAATAGTACCTAGATTGGAAATGACCTCTTCTCTGCTCATCCCTATCCCGTTATCATTCAGGATTAACAGGCGCTTTGCCTTATCAATTTCTATAGTTAATTTGAGCTGGGCATCCTCTTGTAAAGCAGGGTTTTCTAATGCTTTAAAGCGGAGCTTATCGACCGCATCGGAGGCATTTGAGATTAATTCACGGATAAAAATCTCTTTATTGCTATAAAGAGAATGAATCATTAGCTGTAATAATTGATTGACTTCCGTTTGGAAGCCCAGGGTTTGTTTTTCTGCAACGGTCATAGAATGATACTCTCCACAAAAGCTCGAATAAATGGTTAAATTATCTGGCAAGTAAAGGGAATATGAGGGCAAAAATACGGATTTCAAGCGCTTACCCGCTGCTCACACCTAAAGGATACGAATTTTTAGGGGCCAAAGCAGGCGCTATCGCTCGTCATTCAAGAGGGAAAATCATGGCTCTTTCCTTGAAAATAGCTACCAAAAAAATAGATGCTTATTTTTTCATAATATGAAGTTACATGAGTTTTTAGATAAAAAAACAATACTTCCTTACGATTTTATTCCTATTTTTCTAACGACTAACCCATTATTATGTAGGGGGTAATTTTTATTGGATTCAGTTATTGTTTTTTACATTTATAAAAATAATACAGGTAGCATTATGCTAGAGAAAGTATTAACGGATTTATCACTGTATATTTTTGCTAAAGATAAAAACTTAAAATATCTTTTTTGTAATGAAAACCTTGCTGAAGCGGCAGGCCTCGATTCTCCAAGCCAGATAATTGGTAAAACAGATTATGATATTTTTTGGAGAAAACATGCCGATTTTTATCGTAGAGGCGATAATAAAGCGATAATAGGCAACACAAGAATCAATGTGCCGGAAATTCAAACTCAGCCAAAAGGGGTCGCAAATATACTTGTTACTAAAACTCAATTAATGAGTGATAGTCGGAAATGTGTGGGTGTAATTGGTTCCTATATAGATATTACAGGCTATTCAATTATAAAAAGAGGAGGTCATTTTGATTTAGAAAAGGATCGGTTTTATTTAGGAAAAAATTTTAGCAATGAATATCTTACTAAGCGTGAATTAGATGTTTTTAGATATATGCTCTATGGGTATACTTCAGGAAAAATTGCTTGTTTATTAGGTGTTTCACCTAAAACTATACGTTGGTATATTCAAAGGTTAAAAATAAAATTTCAATGTTCTTCAAAAGGAGAAATTGTATCTATGGCTATTCGCTATGGTTTAACTTATGTATTAGAAGAATATAAACTATGGAAAGATATTAATTAATAAATTTTAAATTATAGGAAAAATTATGAACGATAAAATGATAGATTTTTTTTCTTTCCGAGAAATTTCTGAAGCCACCCCTTATTTTAATGAATTTACAGCATCTATTAATAATAGATTTTCATATAAGTTTGAATATGGTGTCTATGAAAGTAAGGAAAATCGTAATAAAGGATATAATTATGTGCTAAAAATAAATTCTGATGAGAATTTAGAAGAAATTGATGATTTATTTAAAAAAGAATATAAGTTATTTATTGAAAAAATAATGCCCTCGTTAAACAAAGAAGAGCCCATGTTTTCGCTTGTTTTTAAGCCTTCGCACCCGCCTATTAATAAGGGAAATTTACAAGAAAAACCCCAGATAAATCATATTGTTTTTCTTCCTTTCAAGAAAGATTGTTCAGATGAAGCCATCAAAGAGGTTTTTTATAAATTAAAGGAATTGTTTTCTAATGTAGAAGGAGCGTCAAGCTTTTGTTATGGTAAACGTCTCAATTCATCTGTTTTAGATAGGGAGTATGTTTTTGAAATGCACTTTTTAAGTGCGACAGCTAGAGATAAATATTTAGTGCAAGATCAACATATAAAAGTAGCGGAATTTATTATTCCTCTGTTAGAGAATGAAGAGGCCTCCATTATTGCTTTTGATTATAGATTGCCAAAATCTTGTGAAAAGCAAACCTATTCAATGGGCATCGGAGAATTTTTTAATCCCGAAGTGAGGCGTGAGATAGCGGAGCTTAATAAGCAACCACCGCTACAAGCTAACTTCTCAAAATAGCGTTATGTAGCGCGTCTTTAGATACAGGTTTGGTAAGTACCGCATCGGCTTCCAATTGCATGCACTCCTGTTGTGTTTGTGTATTGACGTGGGCAGATACGACAATGATGGGGGTGTATTGATTTAAAGAACTGCAATGGATAGCTTTTATTACTTCGAGGCCTGGTTTATCCGGCAGCCCTAAATCGGTTACAATCACATCATAAGTTTGGTTTATGATGTGATTGTAGGCTTCCATAGCATTGCTGGCTATGTTGATTTTATAGCTTAGTTCGGATAGCCACGCGTCATATATCTTTTGACAAATAACATTATCTTCAATTAATAACGCCCGTTTTCTATTCTGCATTTTAATTCCTTATTACTATTTTTAGAAGATAGAAAAACTAGTATGCCGAATTAACTATATAAAAAAACCATACATAGGTATGGTGAGGAGTATCGATATAATGACGGTGAATCTTAGTTAATAATTTAGCTGGGGTTATTTTGCAAGACAAGTCAATTTATGTATTTCTTCAAGGATAGTTTCAGAGCCGATAGTAAAGCCAAGGTCGTAGATTTCTTGCGAACTAAGTTTTTCTAGCATAAAAGGGGCCTTAACGATTTCAAGGGCGGTAAATTTCTTTTGAATAACGTTATTGGCTTGAGTAATTTCGAGGATAAAAATACTTTGTTGACGGGCATGGTCATAACTTTTAGCAATTATCTTATAATGGACACGACAAGGAAAAATAATAAGGTTATTTTTTTTATAAAAAGTTTTTTTATTAGAGCTATTTAAAATGTTTAGTAAATCGAAAGGAGATAGTCTTTGCAATAACTGATTATCATTAAATAGCTCTGTCGCACATAATTTAAAAACTAAATTTTTTCCTACAATTTGTACTGTGTAAACAGTATCTTTATTAGCTAATTCCTGGCTAATGATCCGTAACGGAAAAGGGTAGGATTTAGCTTGTTGTATAGACTTATATTTTAATTTAATGGTATTTATATAGTTTCCAATAAATTTTAACAACCATTGCTCCTAAAACGTAATTCCATTTTTTTTATTTTAGCTGGATAAAGAACTTTTAGCTATAAAATTTTGGCCAGATTCCTTTTTTATAGGGTTATCGGCGAGAAAAAATTTTGAAGAAGTAGCAGGTTTTAACTCATTAAACTCTTTTAATTGAACTTTAGGGATTAATTTTTCTATAGTTGATCTTTTTTCATCATCTTTTTTATAAAGACAGCTTAATATTTGTAATTGTTCTTTAGTTGGGTTGCTGTATAAACTAGGGGTAAATCCAGGTATACATTCACAGGTAACTAATCCAAAGTTATCTCTGTCTTTAGCTGCTGTTAAGTTATTCCTTGCGCCAAATAAGGTACCTTTTTCTAGAGTTAAACAAGGGTTTTGTGCATTTAAAACAAATTCATTTATTTTATCTTTAGAAAGAATAGAAATGGTGATATCACAGCCCGCAAGCCAGTGCCAAGTTTCTG includes:
- the manD gene encoding D-mannonate dehydratase ManD; its protein translation is MKIQEAKVFVSCPDRNFVTLKIVTDEGVYGVGDATLNGRELAVKAYLEDLIPCLIGRDPAQIEDIWQYFYRGAYWRRGPVTMAAIAAIDMALWDIKGKVLNTPVYNLLGGKSRKGVMVYGHANGKDINDTVKEVGKYIEKGYLAVRAQTGVPGLKDSYGISSKDKMYYEPATKGLPQESEWSTEKYLNYAPKLFKKLREEYGDEVHLLHDSHHRLTPIEAARLGKGLEPYHLFWLEDTVPAELQEGFRIIRQHTTTPLAVGEVFNTIWDTHILFTEQLIDYIRMSVVHGGGLTHLKKVAAMAEVYHVKTGCHGPTDVSPITMAAALHFGISINNFGIQEYMRHTDKTNEVFPHAYTFDKGYLYPADKPGLGVDFDEKLAEKYPYERAYLPVNRKLDGTLFNW
- the htpG gene encoding molecular chaperone HtpG; the encoded protein is MTVAEKQTLGFQTEVNQLLQLMIHSLYSNKEIFIRELISNASDAVDKLRFKALENPALQEDAQLKLTIEIDKAKRLLILNDNGIGMSREEVISNLGTIAKSGTKEFLASLTGNKAKDTQLIGQFGVGFYSAFMVAEKITVNTRAAGLATDEAICWESTGDGQYTIEAIHKTTPGTEIILHLREGEDEFLEDWRLRSIILKYSDHITLPINMKQERPAPETDDKKDEVIEEQDIWETVNNATALWTLPKNQIKDDEYKAFYKHVAHDFQDPLAWSHNKVEGTQEYTTLLYIPSQAPFDLWNHEKPRGLKLYVKRVFIMDDAEQFLPRYLRFVKGIVDSNDLPLNISREILQNNKLVDNIRSGVTKRILELLAHLAKDQTDQYKQFWNSFGNVLKEGFAEDFNNRDALAKLLRFSSTHLNNAEATVSLEEYVARMQPTQDKIYYITAENYASANSSPHLEIFRQKNIEVLLLHDRIDEWLVAHLTEFEGKTLQSIAKDADITGITGEENKEEQKKNEDEFKPLLEQMKEVLGDKVKEVRISQRLTISPACIVNEQNALSNQMRSMLQAAGQSIPASKPILELNPQHRLVQRLKEEQDDARLAEWTHLFLEQSILAEGGHLEDPAAFVKRLNDLLA
- a CDS encoding helix-turn-helix transcriptional regulator; this encodes MDSVIVFYIYKNNTGSIMLEKVLTDLSLYIFAKDKNLKYLFCNENLAEAAGLDSPSQIIGKTDYDIFWRKHADFYRRGDNKAIIGNTRINVPEIQTQPKGVANILVTKTQLMSDSRKCVGVIGSYIDITGYSIIKRGGHFDLEKDRFYLGKNFSNEYLTKRELDVFRYMLYGYTSGKIACLLGVSPKTIRWYIQRLKIKFQCSSKGEIVSMAIRYGLTYVLEEYKLWKDIN
- a CDS encoding Dabb family protein, which produces MIDFFSFREISEATPYFNEFTASINNRFSYKFEYGVYESKENRNKGYNYVLKINSDENLEEIDDLFKKEYKLFIEKIMPSLNKEEPMFSLVFKPSHPPINKGNLQEKPQINHIVFLPFKKDCSDEAIKEVFYKLKELFSNVEGASSFCYGKRLNSSVLDREYVFEMHFLSATARDKYLVQDQHIKVAEFIIPLLENEEASIIAFDYRLPKSCEKQTYSMGIGEFFNPEVRREIAELNKQPPLQANFSK
- a CDS encoding response regulator; this encodes MQNRKRALLIEDNVICQKIYDAWLSELSYKINIASNAMEAYNHIINQTYDVIVTDLGLPDKPGLEVIKAIHCSSLNQYTPIIVVSAHVNTQTQQECMQLEADAVLTKPVSKDALHNAILRS
- a CDS encoding cupin domain-containing protein → MQIKYIIERMQTILDYIDSKAGKKETIENFIQYLNNVAIGEQLLPDKIIELLNLIDLSKITSEQGFFSEFVKTENLPEEINRTVIFYLIKDQQTSCWHSLDTTETWHWLAGCDITISILSKDKINEFVLNAQNPCLTLEKGTLFGARNNLTAAKDRDNFGLVTCECIPGFTPSLYSNPTKEQLQILSCLYKKDDEKRSTIEKLIPKVQLKEFNELKPATSSKFFLADNPIKKESGQNFIAKSSLSS